DNA from Lagenorhynchus albirostris chromosome 3, mLagAlb1.1, whole genome shotgun sequence:
CCCAGAGGCCAGGAAGGGGTAAGCTCGTCCTGGGAGGGCAGTGCAGGCTGGGATGGGGGCTGGGCCGCCTGCAGCCGGCTCCCCACAGCTTCTTCCTGCAACTTTATCTGTCTTTCCTTCTCAGTTATTgtgacagaaaaaacaaacattctTTTGCGCTACTTACATCAGCAATGGGACAAAAAGGTAAGGCACGTGGGCTCGGGGAAGGAACACAGTGCCCAGCAGGAGGCTCTGAGAAGCGGAAGGACACCGGTGGCTGGGAGACTGGGTGTTCGAGTGGGGCCTTGAGGGCTGAATAGGCGTTTGCTAGTGATTCAGGAGAAGGAGAAATGCTCTAGAGGAATGGCTGTGCAGAGGCCACAGGGCTCTAGTGCTCAGGGACAGGCAGGTAAGCTGTACTGAAGCCCATCTCCCCACAGTTTGTGGGGAGCACGGCCCTGGTGGCAGATAGACTTCAGTGTTGTTACTTGGAGTCTTTGTTCAATGATGAAAAGTACACACGATTAAAAATCCAGGCCCTACTAGGATGCGTAGCTGCTGTGAAAAGTCGTCGACCCCGTCCTTCCCATAAGAGGCCACCTTTCTGacaggatattttttttttctttcttgaaaatctGCACGTGTAGTTTTGCCGTGTGGTCAGATTGGGCCAGGTTGGAGGGGGACCCCATGATGAAGTGACTGCTCAGAAAACCCCAGCTCCTGGCCACCCCCGCCCCACAAGCCTTGATTCCCACCAGTGAGGAAAGGAGGTTTTCCCAAATCAGCATGCTTTCCTCTTCTGTGGCaatttgggggcttccccggGTGGCTCACGAGTGCCCTTTGCCCTCCGGCAGGGTGGATGGCTTCTCTGAGTGTCTGAGAAATGCTGTGTGGGGGTCATTGAGAGTTGTGATGACTCCTTGAAGTGCTTGTCACAGGCTGGTGTCCCCAGGGGACCATGGCTTGGTGGGGCAGGTCCAGGGGGCAGAAGGGGGTAGCCACGGGCCCTAGGTCGACTGCCCGGCTCTGTGATGTGCTGGGGCCCCAGGGCCAGCCTCAGATTTCAGGAGCTCCCCCAGCATGAAGACTCACAGCCCCTCCgcttcccctgccccccagaATGCCGCCAAGAAGAGAGACCAGGAGCAAGTGGACCTCGAGGGTGAGAGCTCGGCACCCCCCCGCAAGGTCGCACGGACCGACAGCCCGGACATGCACGAGGACACTTAAGACTCACACTCCCCCACAGGCGCCTCCTGTCTTGTCTGCTCCTCGCCCGCCCGCCTTGTGTAAGCgccctgccccccaacccctccGCCGGCCCACCCACGCCCCACCGTCCACACCACTTCCAACCTCATAGGAGCCgatgtatttattttccttgagtTTTTATTTATGCTGTAAAATGTACCAAGCGATGGTTAAAGGGGACGTCAGACCCAGTAGTGTGATGTTGGTAGatgcttttaaaaacaacaattgTTACTCACCTCCCCCCCTCCAGTTCCCCCTCCTCTCGCCCCCCAGTTCTCCCCTGGAAAACTGGAGCGTGTCTGAGAGGGTCTAGAGCCAGGCCCCTGCTGCAGCCGGCCGGCAGGGGTGGGGGCCCTTCTCCCGGCTCCCACCGGCTGGTTCGGGCCTTAAAGACTTGCCTTGTCTCGAGTTCCACCGGGACCTATTCTGTGCCCAGACCTTGCTCTGAGCATGCGTAAGGGGGAGAAGTCAGCCCTTCCGGATCTTTCTCTTAAGTCATTTTATCATGGACTAGTGCGTGCTCCATGTCCACCCCAATAAAAGGATCTTTCCTACCCGACCTCGCGTCTTTGCTCGGCGTGCCTCAGCCCCAGAGGATGGAGCCACTGAGAGTCGTCCCATCATCACCAAGAGGAGCCGGAAGGGGCCCCCAGACGCTGGGGCCCCAGGACCAGCTGGATTCTCTCGTGGGCCTGCTGCGGCCATCTCGATCAGAGCCAAGACCTGCCCGGACCCGCCCCTCTACCCCAGCCGTCAAGGTGTCCTCGAGGACTGGGACACCCCAGAGAGACGGTCCGTGCTGCCAAGGATGGAGCTGTGGTGGGCCCCACGCCCATGACACTGGCGAGCAGGGCGGCACGCCCACCAGCCTCTGTGGAGACAGCCCAGGTGGCCCGGCCTCACGCCCTCAGAGAGGAGGCACGTGGAGCGCCGCGGGACGCCCAGCCCCAGTGCCCTCAGTCGGCAGGTTCCACGGCTACTCCCGGGAGCCAGCTGGACTGGGCTTGGGGCTGAGCCCGGGGACGTAGGGGGGCACTTGGGCTCCAGGCAGAAGGTTTGAGTTCCTGACCACTGGGCACAGGGCCAGGGGAATGCCGCTGCTTCCCCCGCCAGCCCTGAGTGGGAGCCAGAGTGCTGGAGCTGATGGCTGGGGTGTTGGGGGCGGTGAAGGGTTGGGCTGCGGCGTGCGTGAGGGACACGGGCTGCGGGGGGCACCTGCCCCAGGTTGTCACCGTGGAGGGCCCAGCCTGAGGCAGACTGCTCCGGCCTGAGCTGCCCCGTGTCTGCTGGGTGGAAGGCTCCTGGATTAGCTGCCCAGCTGTGGGGCCCAGCTCTGGGCGCATGTGCAGCGGTGTTCAGTTCCTGTGGTCATAAGGCAGGTGCTTAGGAAATGCAAGCTTGACTGTGGTCGTGCTGGGGAGGGCTAAGTCCCTGGGGGTTCTCAGACCAGCTTGGAATCCCCAGTCCCAGGGGTTGGCCTGACCCTGGGCAGGCGCATCGTGTCGCTGTTTGTTGGTGGCAGAGTAGATGGCAGGACTTTAGTTTCAAAGGCTGTGGGGCAGGGCAGGCGCAGGCTTCAGCCTGTCCTTCCCCGAGGCTTGCCCACGCCTCCCTGGCCCCAGGTTCCCCTTTGAGGGGCTGGGTTCTGTCTCCTGCCAGTGCTGTCCACGGTGAGGGCAGGGGTCCCGTGGCCTCCCTGTGGTCTCCCCAGCACAGGCCCGTCAGccagcctccacccacccctCTTGCCTTTACTCTTACTCACTCTGTTCCCCCAAACACCAAACCCTGCCTTCccacacctctgtgcctttgcacaggctgctcTCCTGCCTCCAGTGAACCCTGACTTCTCTTTCATGGCCCCCCCGCAAGTGCCCCTTCCTCACACtggctcccccagccctgcctggggtggggcccgTTGGGCCCTGAGCCTTTGTACGTGGACACACCGGAGGGTGGGAGAGGCCATGTCCATCCCTGATCAAGTGAAGGGTCCCAGCGAATAGGGTCTGACAGCTGTCCCACAGTGGGGCATCCCGGCCCTTCCCGGAAGCCACACCCCAACATGCCATCCCCTCAACATCGAGACTCAGGCACCAGGTGCCTTCCGACTTCCACACCCAAGTTCTCCCCGCAGCCCTTGACTCCTCAGATGGCAGCCTGGGAGGCGGGTGTGCCAGAAAGGGTAGCCCTGCACGACTGAGGCCGACTCGGGACGCAGGCCCAGGGCCCAAACTGCTGAGTCCTATCAGCACTTTGAGATTTCTTCCTTAGTCTAGGAGGCCGAAGATGGGGCCTGAGGCTCTGCAGCTCCTCCCAGGGGCCCCTGGGCCTGGATTTTTGGAGTTTTCCAGCCATGGCCTGGAGACCCAGTTCTTTGGAGGAGTTCCCTAAGGGTCATAGACAGGGGGGGTACCCACCCTAGGCCTGCCAGGCCCCCAAAGAGCTGGCCCCAACCTCGTCATTGGGCCCCTTACGTCCCTTTTCCACAGCTCCGCCCTTCGGCACTGttgaaatatactttttattgcATTTCTGCCGTTTTacaaaaatatgacaaaataaattaaaaacaaataaataatcgcctattctgtgtgtgttttctgttgttttgggggggttcctttcctttcccccCATCCTGGTCGAAAGGAAAACGGCAGATAGAGGGGCCCCAGGCCCCCGGCCCTGACCCAGGAGGGGGCAGCCAATACTGGGATACACCGACAGCAGCGTTTTCTGGGTGGCGGCTGCCGCCCCGTCCGTGATTGATATTGCATATGAAAACAGGAAGGCAGGGCGGGCGGAGCTAATGCCAGCCGCTGGGCCAGCACACGGCCTGGGGACTGGGACTGGGactggagctggggctgggcGACGGTGCCGGGGGCTCCGGGGGCTCGGAGGTGggaggcagcggcggcggcgggaggctGTAGAAGCTGGCGGCCCCCGGCAGGACGCCAGctgccggggcgggcaggggcccGGCGAGGGCGCAGGGCGGACactcggcggcggcggcggcggcaggggCCTGGCGGGGGGCGGCGCCCTCGCCCCCGCAGCCCCACGGCCCGTCCCACTGCCAGCAGCCGGCGGGTGGCGTCGGGGGCCGGGGCAGCGGtgttggcggcggcggcggcggcggcgcaggGCTCCGGCTGCGGCGGGTGCGGAGGGCCGGGGCGCCCACCGGGGCCGGCGCTGTCCCTGCGGAGGCGAGAGGGGCCGTTCCGGGGAGATGCCGGCCCCGCCGCTGGACCCCGCTGGGGACCCTGCCCGCGCTCCCTCCGGGCTTTCAGGCACATGGAGGGCCTTATTGCTTCTGATCAGTGACAAGGGGTGGGCTTCTTCGGGTGCATCCCCCGCCTCTGGGCACTGGGCCCCTCCCCGTCACGGAGAGAGGACGGTCTGAGGAAGTCCCTCTGACTTCTGACCTATATCCCTGGTGCTACAGCTGCCACCTCTTGGGCTCCCTGGGATGGGCTGCTGGACTCCGGGCTGGgacggggtgggaggggcggcAGTGAGGCCTGTGGCTCTGCTCGGCACACGTGTGGCTGCAGCCCTGAACTCCCTGGGTGGGcagcctgagctccacctcccaGAAAGGCCACCTCGAACAGCTGGGCTGCAGGATGGGGACTTGCATAGAGGCCTGGGGGTCCAGGGCCCCCAGAGTGAGCTGGGTGTAGGGTCTCAtgggggcaggagaggcagggCCAGGTGGTGAAGGGGCCTCCCTCATCTCTCCTGGCACTGGAGCATGGCAGGCCGTGCGAGGGGCACTGGGACGAGGGGCTTTGGCATCCCTCCCCAGGGGTGAGGAGGGTCAGGCACAGGGCTCCAGGCTCTCCGGGGTCCCGGAAAGACTGGGTAGGCTTTGACCAAGAGGCTCCATGTACCACATACCCAGGTCCCCAACCGGTACCGGGAGACTGGGCCTTCTCTGTCCccttcagcccctctccccaggcctggACACCCCACCCCTATCCCCAAAGCCTGGCCCAGAGTCCCCACCCCCGAGTTAAAGCTTGTGACCTGAGCCTTCCTCTTCGGGCCGGGGTGTGTCCGGCTCCTCAGCTGCGGCCTCGTCTGCCGGCCCACTCCGCTGGGCTCGGCTACCACCACTGCCACCGCTGGGGGTCCCGTCCTGCCGGGCCTGCCCGCCCGCCCCGTTGGACCCGGCCTCAGCCCGGGCCCCGCCGAAGGGGAAGAGCTTGCTGGCGTGGAAGGCCTTGGGCGGCGAGTGGCTACGCTCTGGGTCCCGCCGGGTCTCGGGTGACTTGAGGAATTTGAAGCTGAGGAAGGCCGGCAGGCGGGTGTCACTGCCTGTGGGAGACGGGGCAGGGGG
Protein-coding regions in this window:
- the DDA1 gene encoding DET1- and DDB1-associated protein 1 isoform X2; its protein translation is MADFLKGLPVYNKSNFSRFHADSVCKASNRRPSVYLPTREYPSEQIIVTEKTNILLRYLHQQWDKKNAAKKRDQEQVDLEGESSAPPRKVARTDSPDMHEDT